The window ACCACCGCCGGCGAGCTCACCGCCGCCCTCCACCTCACCGCGCCCCACACCACCGCCGACGTCTTCCACCTCCGCATCAACGCCACCGGCCACCGCAGCACCCACCTCGCGCTCGCGGCGCGCCCGGGCGCCGACGCTGACACCGACGAGCGCCGGATCGCACTGCGCCTGTCGTCGGTGCGCACCGGGCCCCAGGAGACGTTCGCCATCGACCTGCGTGGCACCCGGCACGCCGTCTGGGAGCGCGAAGCCGACGAGATCCGCGGCGCCCGCCGCCTCGTCCTGCCAGGAGCCGCCCCGCTCGGCCGCCTGCCCCTGCCGCGGCGTCTGCGCGGCCTGAACGGCCCGCACTCCTCGCGCCGCCTGGGCGACGGCGCCGAGCTGCGCGACATCCACCAGTTCGCGCCGGGCGACCGGCTGCGCCGGATCGACTGGCGCACGACGGCGCGCCGCTCCCCCGAGCTCGACACCCTCTACGTGCGCCGCACCTACGCCACCGCCGAGGCGACGGCCGTGCTCGTCGTCGACTCCCGGGACGAGGTCGGACCCGACATCCGGACCTGGCGCGGCTACGGCACCATCCGCGTCGACGAGCCGACGTCGCTCGACCTGGCCCGGCACGCCGCCGCCTCGGTGGCCCAGGCGCTCGTCGACGCCGGCGACCGGGTCGGCCTGGAGGACCTCGCCCGCCGACGTCGCCCCCTGCCGCCCGCGGCCGGACGACGGCACCTGCGCCGCGTTGTGCACGGCCTCGCCCTGGCCCACCCCAAGGAGCGCGCCTCCGTGCACCGGGTGCGCCCGCCCCAGGTCCCGGCCGACGCCGTCGTCTACCTGTTCACCACGGTGCTCGACGACGAGCCGCTGCACCTCGTCCGCACCTGGCGCACCAAGGGCCACCCCGTAGTGGTGATCGACACCCTGCCCGACCTGCACCCCGTCATCGAGAACCACCTGTGGATCGCGTGGCGCATCGCCCGGCTCGAACGCGAGGTCCGGCTCGCCGCGCTCGCCGACGAGGGGGTGCCCGTGGTGCGGTGGGCCGGCTCCGAACGAGACCGGGCCGCCGTCCGGTTCGAGGCCCTGGCCCGTGCGGCCCAGCGGCACGTCCGATGATCCCCTACACCGTGGCCGAGTGGATCCGCCGGTTCCAGCTCCGCCTGTCCGATCCCGCCGCCCGGCCCCTGCCCGAGGTGACCGTCGAGGCCGGCCCCACCCTGCGGGGCTGGGTGCTGCGCGCCGCCCTCCTCGTCCTCGCGCCGCTGCTGGTCCTCACCGCGGCCGCCCGCACGCCAGGGCTCCCGGCCGGCGTCGTCTGGATCGTCATCATCCTGAGCAC is drawn from Promicromonospora sp. Populi and contains these coding sequences:
- a CDS encoding DUF58 domain-containing protein, with amino-acid sequence MTIGGIIVARGRTSQGKPADNHRGWRLTSAHTSAVVVGILLLTLSVLAGRADIALIGIPGLLAATWAHTTRPTAPPRGNLHEPDGPTTAGELTAALHLTAPHTTADVFHLRINATGHRSTHLALAARPGADADTDERRIALRLSSVRTGPQETFAIDLRGTRHAVWEREADEIRGARRLVLPGAAPLGRLPLPRRLRGLNGPHSSRRLGDGAELRDIHQFAPGDRLRRIDWRTTARRSPELDTLYVRRTYATAEATAVLVVDSRDEVGPDIRTWRGYGTIRVDEPTSLDLARHAAASVAQALVDAGDRVGLEDLARRRRPLPPAAGRRHLRRVVHGLALAHPKERASVHRVRPPQVPADAVVYLFTTVLDDEPLHLVRTWRTKGHPVVVIDTLPDLHPVIENHLWIAWRIARLEREVRLAALADEGVPVVRWAGSERDRAAVRFEALARAAQRHVR